One Acinetobacter colistiniresistens DNA segment encodes these proteins:
- a CDS encoding O-succinylhomoserine sulfhydrylase — protein MNPSDDLEYQLETLAIRTGHDRTSEGEHSEPIFLTSSFVCESAADAAAKFSGQIAGNTYSRYTNPTVQAFEKRLAVLDGAERAVATSSGMAAVHAMCMAYLKAGDHVICSRAVFGSIIALFEKYVAKFAVEVTFVDLGDLEGWKQAIRPNTRILFIETPSNPLAQVGDMQAIADIAHANGALFAVDNCFCTPVLQQPIKFGADLVLYSATKYIDGQGRALGGAVVGKYDLLEEVNGVIRTLGNSMSPFNAWIFLKGLETLSIRMKAHCESAQKLAEWLHQHEKVEKVYYAGLPDHPGHALAKKQQKGFGGVVSFVVKGQREGAWTVIDNTRFLSITSNLGDVKSTITHPATTSHGRMSAEAKQAAGIEEGLIRVSVGLEDIDDIIRDISRGLDLI, from the coding sequence ATGAATCCAAGCGATGATTTAGAATACCAATTAGAAACACTGGCAATTCGCACAGGGCATGATCGGACCTCTGAAGGTGAGCATAGTGAACCAATTTTCCTAACCTCATCATTTGTGTGTGAAAGTGCGGCTGATGCTGCAGCAAAATTTTCAGGACAAATCGCAGGGAATACTTATTCACGTTATACCAATCCGACTGTACAAGCATTTGAAAAACGCTTGGCTGTATTGGATGGTGCAGAACGTGCGGTTGCAACCAGTTCAGGTATGGCAGCGGTACATGCCATGTGTATGGCCTATTTAAAAGCTGGCGACCATGTGATTTGCTCTCGTGCAGTATTTGGTTCAATCATTGCCTTATTTGAAAAATACGTTGCAAAATTTGCAGTCGAAGTGACCTTTGTGGATTTGGGTGATCTAGAAGGCTGGAAACAAGCCATTCGTCCAAATACACGTATTTTATTTATCGAAACACCATCTAATCCATTGGCCCAAGTGGGTGATATGCAGGCGATTGCCGATATTGCCCATGCCAATGGGGCGCTATTTGCGGTGGATAACTGTTTCTGTACACCGGTATTGCAACAGCCGATTAAGTTTGGTGCAGATTTAGTACTTTATTCAGCAACCAAATATATTGATGGCCAAGGTCGTGCCTTGGGTGGTGCTGTTGTCGGAAAATATGATTTGCTTGAGGAAGTAAATGGTGTGATCCGTACTTTAGGTAATTCGATGAGTCCATTTAATGCATGGATTTTCTTGAAAGGCTTAGAGACCCTTAGCATTCGTATGAAAGCCCATTGTGAAAGTGCTCAAAAATTGGCGGAATGGTTACATCAGCACGAAAAAGTTGAAAAAGTGTATTACGCAGGTCTACCTGATCATCCAGGCCATGCGCTTGCGAAAAAACAGCAAAAAGGCTTTGGCGGTGTTGTATCTTTTGTCGTGAAAGGTCAACGTGAAGGCGCTTGGACGGTGATCGATAATACACGTTTCTTATCAATTACCAGTAATTTGGGTGACGTTAAGTCAACAATTACACATCCAGCAACGACCTCACATGGTAGAATGTCGGCTGAAGCTAAACAAGCTGCAGGAATTGAAGAAGGTTTGATTCGTGTGTCTGTTGGTTTAGAAGACATTGATGATATTATTCGCGACATATCACGCGGTTTAG